CGAAGTTGTACAGCACGGCCAACGTGCGACCATCCTCACGGTTAAGCCGCAACACACCGATCTCCGGATCGATGGGGCCAACCGACGCGACTTCTTCATCGGGCGGCATTGAATACGCATGCCGCACATCAATCTCACGACCGTTCTTGAGTTTCAACCGACGGTTTTCCTGAATCCGGTCTTCGTGCCCATGACCGACTCCGACATGAACGGGAACGATATTCTGAAGCGCCGTCTTGATGGCTGCCACGGTACGTTGATCAACATCAGGAACAACGATGCCGTGACAGTGGCTGGCGTTCGCCATGATGTTGGCGGGGTGAATGCCTAGTTCTTTTTCGACAGCCGCTCGCACGTTTGGAAGATAGTCGTTTTTGATCGGGCCGATTTCACCGATTGCGACGGCGTCTACAGTGACGATTGCTGCAGTCGTTTCTCCTTGCCGTAATACGAGAGCTCGCACATACATTCGGTCATTCGCCGGGCCCGCCGATTCATCCGTGACATCAACTCTAGCCACACCAGCCAGCAAAGGCTCGGCTGGCAGTGGTTCCGCACGGGCGGCAGCATTCAGAGGACCAAGGCCGCAAACAACAAGAAGGACGACTCGCAGGCTGGAGGGATACATAAGTTGGCTCCGGGGAGGGCGTGGCGGGAATATGTGGCCTGCCAGCATAGCGAATGCAATACACACTTTGCAGTTGGCCGTATCATTCGTGGCTGCTTGATTCGAATTTTCATTCTTTGCGACGACGGATTCCAGCTCGCCACAGATCCCTGCGCTGGCAGGCATGGGAACGTTTCTTCTGGTCTGGCCTCATGCTGCTTTCTTTACGTAGCCAACAAACAGATCAGGTGCGTAACTTCGGTCGCGAGACTGCAGTGGGCCAGAACGCGAGGGTCCGCTAACCTATCCATCTGTCCTCACCCCGATCACGATTGACTGACAAAGATGAAGACGAACGAACGACACATCATGGCCGCGCCGGTCACACGACTGGCGAAGGATCTGGAGCAAAAATTCTTTCGTATGGAACGAGCCAACAGTTGGCAGGCGGCGGTCGTTAACGGAGTCATTGCCGGATCGGCCGTTGCATTGGTCGCCTGGCTGATGACGTCGCCGGAAGAAGGCGATCTGTTGTTGTTTGCGTGTTTGGGATCGTCCGCCGCGAGCGTCGTGTTTGCTCCGTTGGCGAAAGCGAACAGCCTGCGCACAATCGTTTCGGCCTACATCATCGCGTCCATTGTATGCGTATTGGTGTATCCGCTACACAAACACCAATGGGTGGGAATGCCGGTTCAGTGCTTTCTGGCAGTCGCATTGCCGATCACTTTGATGCGGCTGATAGACGCAATGCACCCGGCCGCCATCGGTAGCTCGCTGGCGTTTATCATTTATGACCGGCCGCCCCAGGTATTGGGACTGCTATTGCTGGCAATTGTCGGACTACTGACTGTCGTGAAGGTACTGGCCTACATCTATCTTGAGGATCTGACGTTTCGCAAGTTTCCCCGTGAATTTCGGCGAGACTACTACGGTCAGGAGATGCTGGTGACCATCACAGAAGACAGCAAGTCACCACAGCACGCGAACACTTCAGCTGCTGATTCGCTTGAGTGACGTCTCGCGACGCTCACTGGCCGAATTGCATGGCGTACAGTTCGGCGTCCTTCATCACGAAACGCAGCCGAATCGACTCACCCGCCAGTCCCGCGACTCCGCTGCCAAATTTCCACGACACAACCTGATTCGTGGCGTCGCCTTTCAGGCTTGTACAGTCTGTTCGTGAGAACCCTTCGACCGCTTTACCTGCCGCATCACACACTTCCACCGCCAGCGAACCACCGTCTTTGCAGCGGTAGTTGACGCGAAGCGTCATGCCGTCGAATGTGATTGGTTTCGTGAGCACTTCGCCGCTTCCCTGCAGAGCAGCAAATCCATCCTTGCGATACGTGAAACGACGTACTCGGCTGTCCGGGCCGGCGTAGTAGGCTTCGGTGGCGTAAACCGACAACTCATCCGGTCGCCCCGGCAGTTCCAGCAGGCCGTAGGTCATGTAGTTGCTGCGGTTGCCGTCACGATCTTTGGGCGCTGACTGCGGAATGATCGCCTTTTCGAAGCGGTGGAAATTCACCCCGTCCCGACTGGACATAAACACGGGTTCGACCTGCTGTGTCTTGGGGATATATCGAGTCGGAAACCCAATCCGAATGTGAGGTGCGTGCGAATACGGGCGAATGGTGTTTGTGTACAAATGCTGATCTGGAGCCCCCGGGTACGAGAGTAGCACGGGCTTTGTCCATGTAACGAAATCGTCCGACGCACACATCATGATCGTCCGCACTCCGTCTACGAATGTGCGGTGATAGTCGACATATTTGCCGGTGACCGGATCCCAAAATGCCAGATTCTGAGAATCGAAATAGCCTTCGGTGATCACTGGTTCCTCGCTGATCAACGACCAGTGGATCCCATCTGGCGACTTGAACGCGTACAGGCCTTTCTTAGCCTGCGGTCGGCCTCGCGAAATGGCTTTGTATTTTGCATCAGCCGATGCGTCGGGATTATGGTCTTTAAACGGCGTGAAGCAGTGAGTGCCAATGCCGTTCCAGACGATATTGTTCTCCTTCGAGCCTTCCCATTCGTAGAGGCCGAGTTTCGGCTTCGTCCAATGAATGCCGTCGTTACTTTCTGCATAGCAGGTGACTTCGTCGTGGGTCCCCTTCATGTTCTTTGTGTGAGACCCGCGATAGTACATGCGATAGATATCGTCATCTTGAAAGATCGAATAGTACGCACACGTGTTTCCTTCCCAGGATTCGCCGGTCACCAGGACAACTTCCTGAGGTTCCGGTCTCTGCACCTGTAACGACACTCCGTCGGACATCGAATCAATCAGGAATTCGTCGACGAATAGTTCACGTCGCGACTCCAGCGCGATGGGATCGGCCGCCGATGATCCGGCGTTGGAAACTAATAACACGCAGACCGTGGCAAGTGTACGGATTGGAACACTGTTGGCAGGCAGAGTACACATCGTGAGACCTCTCATGGCGGGAACGAACTTCGGGGAATACAGAGCATGGTCAATTGAATTGCATAC
This DNA window, taken from Fuerstiella marisgermanici, encodes the following:
- a CDS encoding HPP family protein codes for the protein MKTNERHIMAAPVTRLAKDLEQKFFRMERANSWQAAVVNGVIAGSAVALVAWLMTSPEEGDLLLFACLGSSAASVVFAPLAKANSLRTIVSAYIIASIVCVLVYPLHKHQWVGMPVQCFLAVALPITLMRLIDAMHPAAIGSSLAFIIYDRPPQVLGLLLLAIVGLLTVVKVLAYIYLEDLTFRKFPREFRRDYYGQEMLVTITEDSKSPQHANTSAADSLE